The genome window TGCGATACTTTCAGAGCCGCTGCCGTTGAACAGCTGAGAATCTGGAGTGAGAGGGCGAATGTTGATTTCATAAACCAGGGACAGGGTGCCGACTCGGCCGCCGTTGCTTTCGATGCGATAAGTCATGCGGTGAGCAAAGGGAAAGATATCGTCATAATCGACACTGCGGGGAGATTGCATACTCGAAGCAATCTGATGGAAGAACTGAAGAAAGTGCATAGAGTGATCGGAAAGGCATCACCCGGAGCTCCGAGTGAAGTTTTGCTTGTTCTGGATGCCACTACTGGTCAGAATGGCCTGGTGCAAGCAAAGAAATTCAAAGAGGCTGTTGACGTAACCGGTATTGTTTTGACTAAACTCGATGGCACGGCAAAGGGAGGAATAATCTTTGCAATCGTCAAGGAACTCGGAATACCGGTGAGATACATTGGCGTCGGAGAGAGGGAAGACGACTTGAAGCCCTTTGACAGCAGGGAATTCGTGAACGCTCTTCTATCTTCCGGGGAAGAGAGTTCAGAGGAGGTTTGAAATGGGTTTTACGCTGAAGAGCAGTTACGCGCTAAGAGCGCTCTATAAGATGGCAAAGTCGGCCCGTGAAGGAAAGGAAAAGCTCTCGCTTGTGGAGATCGTTCAGGGCAATGAGATCCCAAGAGACTTCCTGGAGAAGATCTTCGGAGAGTTGAGGCAGGCTGGAATAATTAAGGCAGTGAGAGGCAGATACGGAGGATACTGTTTGGCAAGACCGGCCAATGAGATTCTTTTGAGAGACGTGATACTCAAACTCGACCGACCAATGAACTCGTATGCCTGTCTTCAGCAGAACGGCAAGTGCCTTGAAGATCCCAACTGCACCGTAAAGTATGTATGGTTTAGACTATATAACGCAATGATGAGGGAATTGGGTTCCATGACGCTTGAAGATCTTCTCATCTATGGCGACAAGATTAGCGAGACTCCCCCGGGGTCCTATAGAATATCTGAGAACCCTGAGTAACAGACTATGAAAGGAGGGGCGCCTGTCTCCAAATGATCGGAGTGCCTCGGCGCTATTTGAAGATGAAAGCCGTTTATCCCGGTTCTTTCGATCCCATAACGTATGGACACATAGATTTAGTCGAAAGGTGTAGCGAAATCTTCGACGAAGTTGTTGTACTGGTTATGGAAAACGTTAACAAAAGACACTTCTTCAATCATGAAGAAAGAATTGGCATGGTTAGAAGGGGCGTGTCTCATCTAGGAAACGTTACGATCACAACTCACAGCGGTCTGCTCGTGGATTTTGCCAGAGAAAACGATGTTAAGGTAGTCATTCGTGGTCTTAGGGCTGTATCTGATTTTGAGCTGGAACTTCAGATGGCCCACGCGAACAAAGCAATGCTTCCCGAACTCGAGACCCTCTTTCTCATGACTGAGACCACAAACTCCTTCATATCTTCGTCAATGGTAAGGGAGATTGCTGCGTTCGGGGGAGATATTTCAAAGTGGGTTCCTCCCTGCGTACGAGAAGAGTTCAGAAAGAAACTCGGAAGATGACTTAACATCACGGAAATTAATATCGGCTCAACTGAGTTATAATTTTCCTTGGAGTTTTATTGGAGGAGGACATAAAAGATGGCAAATATTACCAGCGATATGGTAAAAAAGCTCCGTGGTGCCACTCAAGCAGGCATGATGGATTGTAAAAGAGCACTAGTCGAAACAGATGGTGATTTCGACCAGGCAAAGGACTATCTGAGAAAGAAGGGCATACTCAAGGCAGATAAGGTTTCGGGAAGAGAGACGGCCGAGGGACTCGTTTACTCTTATATTCATCACAATGGCAAGCTCGGCGTGCTACTAGAGCTTAACTGCGTAACAGACTTTGTGGCAAGAATGGAGGAGTTCAAAGAACTTGCCCACAAGATAGCCCTTCAGCTGGCCGCGATGGGAGCACGATTCATCTCCCGCGAACACGTGCCTCAGGAGGTAATCGATAAGGAAAAGGAAATATATGCCGAACAGATGAAAGACAGCGGCAAGCCTGCAAACATAATCGAAAGAATCGTAGAAAGCAAGCTTGAAAGCTTCTATAAAGATAACTGCCTGCTAGAGCAGGAATACGTATTCGAGAGTGAGAAAACGATCAACGATCTCCTTGTTGAGTTGATTGCCAAGACAGGTGAGAATATTAGGGTCAGCAGATTCGCCCGCTGGCAAGTAGGGGAGTCAGAAAACTGAGTTAGGAAGGTGAGCCCGGTGCTCACCTTTTTTATTGGAGGTGCTTATGTATAGGAGAGTACTCTTGAAACTCAGCGGCGAGGTCTTGAGCGGAGAAGGTGCGAGAGGTTTTGATTCAGAAAGAACTGCCTTTCTTGTCGAAGAGCTCCGGCCTGTAGTTGAAAAGGGGATTCAGCTTGCGATAGTTATCGGAGCGGGCAATATTACAAGGGGCCGCGAGCTTTCCGAAATGAGAAGCTCGAGAGCCGACGAACTGGGGATTCTGGGCACAATAATGAATTCACTCTACCTGAAGGAATCTCTCTGCATGAATGGATTTGAAGCGATTGCGATTTCTTCGGTTGCTGGAATTCCATCTCTTCTCGAGCACAGGTACGATACAATAGAAGACGCCCTTAATACAGGAAAGATTGTAGTATTTGGCGGGGGCACATACCTTCCGTTCTTCACAACTGACACGGCCGCGGCAGTAAGGGCGGTAGAAATCGGTGCTGACGTTCTCATTAAGGGCACAAAGGTTGACGGAGTATATGATAAGGACCCGAAAACTAATGAAGAAGCCAGAAGAATTGAGAGAACAACATTTTCCGAAGCGATCAAGAGCAGATTCGAAATCATGGATATAGAAGCCTTTTCTATCTGTCAGAGGTACGGCCTGCCAGTCAGAGTTATCGATTTCTTTAGCAAGGGTAACCTATTCGATGCTATAATTGGCGGGAAAACAGGTACGGTAGTTTTACCTGATTAGTGGAGGTGGAAGAATGTACGCACAGATTGTTGATCTAGTAGCTAGGGAGGTTCTGGATTCTCGGGGAACTCCGACGGTTGAAGCCGAAGTCTGGCTGGATGATGGAGGCCACGGAAGAGCGATAGTCCCTTCGGGTGCATCAACAGGCAAGTTTGAGGCCCTTGAGCTCAGAGACGGAGATAAGAAGAGATACCTCGGGAAGGGAACGCTGAAGGCAGTTGAAAATATAAACGAAATAATCGCCCCGGAGATTATCGGAATGAATGGTTTTGACCAGACGGCTCTCGACGCGGCTCTTCTCGAACTCGACGGAACCGAGAACAAAGACAAACTTGGAGCGAACGCCATTCTTGCAGTCTCGATGGCAGTTGCAAGAGCTGCAGCCGACAGTATCGACACGCCGCTGTACAAGTATCTTGGCGGAGTCAATTCCAAGACTCTCCCTGTCCCATTCATGAACATCGTAAATGGCGGCAAACATGCCGACAATAACCTTGATATCCAGGAGTTCATGATAGTTCCTGCAGGGTTCAACCATTTCAAGGATGCCCTCAGAGCTGGCGTCGAGATCTTCCACAATCTGAAGAAGATACTTAAGGATAACGGTCACGTGACGGCTGTGGGCGATGAAGGTGGCTTTGCGCCTAGTTTTGTGAATAACGAAGCTGCGCTGAAATACATAATCAACGCAATTGACGCGGCCGGCTACAAAGCTGGCGAAGAGATAATGATAGCTCTCGACTGCGCAGCAAATGAATTCTACAGTGAAGAAAGAGGTCTATACAGTGTCGACGGAAATGAACTGACACCTGATCAGCTCATTGAATACTATTCAAATCTTACGAAGAGATATCCAATAATCTCGATTGAAGATCCCTTTGCCGAAGAGGACTGGGAAAACTTTGCAAAGTTCACGAGAGAAATTGGAGACACTATTCAGATTGTTGGAGACGACCTTTTCGTGACAAACATCAAGCGACTGGAGCGAGGAGTGGAAGAGAAAGCCTCCAATTCAATCCTAATAAAGCTGAATCAAATAGGATCGGTTACAGAGACGCTTGACACAATCGAATATGCTCAGAAGCACAGAATGACCTGTGTAATTTCCCACAGATCCGGAGAGACCGAAGATACTTTCATATCTCATCTTGCCGTAGCCGCTAACACCGGAATGATAAAGACCGGTTCTGCATCCAGGACGGACAGGATTGCCAAATACAACGAACTTTTGAGAATCGAAGAGGAACTTGGAGAACAGGCCGAGTTCAAAGGAACGGCCTCTTTCTATAATCTTTAAGTAAGCTTCATTTTTACGCGGAACCATAATGGTTCCGCGTTTTAATTGGAGGCAGAGCAATGTTGCTGGACATAATTGGGCCTGCAATTGTTGGACCATCTAGTTCTCACACAGCGGGAATGGCAAGGCTCGGAAGAGCTTTTCGATCGCTGTTTTCTGGAGTGCCAAATGAAGTTAGATTCACTTTGAATTCCCCCCTCTTTGCAACTTTTAGAGGCCACGGAACTGACAGGGCACTCATAGGCGGGATAATGGGAATAAAAGAAGCAGATCCAAAGCTGAGAGAGTCTTTCCGGATAGCCAAAGAAAAGGGCATATATTTCACATTCGAGGAAGAAGATATGGGAGATCTCCATCCAAATACTGTTAGGATAAACGGGAGTACTGGAGAGCTATTTCTTAGTATGACCGGTGCTTCTATTGGCGGTGGTTCGATAAGGATCACTTCGATAAATGATTTTGATACAGACGTCTCTGGCAAATACCCTTCCTTCGTAATCTTGAACTCTGACATCCCTGGGGCACTCTCCCAGATAGTAGGAGAGATCTCTTCAAGCGATATGAACATCAGCAATCTCTTCCTTTCAAGGGTTGACCCTTTCAGAAGAGAGGCCCTTTGCGTCGTTGAACTCGATAATGAACCAGACGAAAGCTTGCTTAGTGCGATCAAAAGGCTGCAGGTAGTCAAGAAAGTATCCTATCTTGAAAGGCTGGATTCGTCGATATGATAATGAAGTTCGAAGATCTTGTGAAGACTGCAAGGGACACAGAGACGGCGCTGCATAAAGTGGTGTCTGACTGGTACATGATGAACACCGGAAATGATCCCAAAGTTGCCGAAGAAACCTCCAGAGGATTAGTGAGAGAAATGTTGAGTTCCTACCAGAGCAGATTGGAAAAACCGGAGAAATCGCTGACGGGATGGGTTGGAGATAATGATGCAAAGGCAAGAAGGCATATGCCCGAATTTCTTAGTCCGCTGGTTTTTTCGGGAGTAAGCATTGCTCTTTCGATGTCAGAACACAACGCAAGCATGGGAAAGATAGTTGCTTGCCCTACCGCAGGTGCCTGCGGGGTCGTTCCGGGAGCACTGCTCTCACTTCATATGAATCTGGGTATTGATCTTGACACCCTTGGGAATGCTTTGCTCGTTTCCGGAGCAGTTGGAGAAAGGATCAAGAGAAGGGCTTCCATTTCCGGAGCAATGTCTGGTTGTCAGGCAGAAGTGGGAACTGCCACTGCGATGGCCTCTGTAGCAATAATCTATGCAACACACCCCGAAGAATACGATGCGCTGGAAAACGCTCCGGCGCTTGCACTTAAATCTTTAATGGGTCTTGTCTGTGACCCCGTGGGCGGCTTCGTCGAGATCCCCTGTGTAAAGAGAAATGCTTTCGGAGTATCGATCGCCTTCACGGCAGCGGAGCTTGCCCTTGCCGGCATAAAGTCAGCTATCCCCTTTGAGGAAGTGGCAGACTCGCTTGGAAGAGTTGGAAGAAGATTGCCCGAAGAACTCAAAGAAACAGCCAGGGGTGGAATAGCAATAACTCAAACCGCCAAAAAGATGGTAGCCGATTTTCTCGGTGGAGTTGACAAGAAGGACTGATCGGTTTAGAATTGCCTTGCCCTATTCTCGGTTTGTGGCGCAGCCCATTCCTGGATAGAGGATTATATTAGGAGGCAGATACATGGAAGTCAACAGACAAGAATTGGTAAAGGAATTCCAGATCCACGAAAACGACTCCGGTTCAACCGAAGTACAGATTGCAATATTGACTGCGAGAATCAGGCATCTTACCGAGCATCTTAAGAAGCATCCAAAGGATTTTCATACTAGAAGAGGACTTCTAAAACTTGTCGGAAGACGAAGAAAGATGTTGAGATACATAAAGACCAAGAAGCCTGAAGTATATCTTGAACTGATAAGCAAACTCGGGCTGAGAGGTTGATAGAGTAGAAATCGCCTGGAGCGGGGTACCGCTCCTTTTTTGCGTGG of Mesotoga infera contains these proteins:
- the rpsO gene encoding 30S ribosomal protein S15, producing the protein MEVNRQELVKEFQIHENDSGSTEVQIAILTARIRHLTEHLKKHPKDFHTRRGLLKLVGRRRKMLRYIKTKKPEVYLELISKLGLRG
- the tsf gene encoding translation elongation factor Ts, which gives rise to MANITSDMVKKLRGATQAGMMDCKRALVETDGDFDQAKDYLRKKGILKADKVSGRETAEGLVYSYIHHNGKLGVLLELNCVTDFVARMEEFKELAHKIALQLAAMGARFISREHVPQEVIDKEKEIYAEQMKDSGKPANIIERIVESKLESFYKDNCLLEQEYVFESEKTINDLLVELIAKTGENIRVSRFARWQVGESEN
- a CDS encoding UMP kinase is translated as MYRRVLLKLSGEVLSGEGARGFDSERTAFLVEELRPVVEKGIQLAIVIGAGNITRGRELSEMRSSRADELGILGTIMNSLYLKESLCMNGFEAIAISSVAGIPSLLEHRYDTIEDALNTGKIVVFGGGTYLPFFTTDTAAAVRAVEIGADVLIKGTKVDGVYDKDPKTNEEARRIERTTFSEAIKSRFEIMDIEAFSICQRYGLPVRVIDFFSKGNLFDAIIGGKTGTVVLPD
- the sdaAB gene encoding L-serine ammonia-lyase, iron-sulfur-dependent, subunit beta — protein: MLLDIIGPAIVGPSSSHTAGMARLGRAFRSLFSGVPNEVRFTLNSPLFATFRGHGTDRALIGGIMGIKEADPKLRESFRIAKEKGIYFTFEEEDMGDLHPNTVRINGSTGELFLSMTGASIGGGSIRITSINDFDTDVSGKYPSFVILNSDIPGALSQIVGEISSSDMNISNLFLSRVDPFRREALCVVELDNEPDESLLSAIKRLQVVKKVSYLERLDSSI
- a CDS encoding pantetheine-phosphate adenylyltransferase codes for the protein MKAVYPGSFDPITYGHIDLVERCSEIFDEVVVLVMENVNKRHFFNHEERIGMVRRGVSHLGNVTITTHSGLLVDFARENDVKVVIRGLRAVSDFELELQMAHANKAMLPELETLFLMTETTNSFISSSMVREIAAFGGDISKWVPPCVREEFRKKLGR
- a CDS encoding Rrf2 family transcriptional regulator, with the translated sequence MGFTLKSSYALRALYKMAKSAREGKEKLSLVEIVQGNEIPRDFLEKIFGELRQAGIIKAVRGRYGGYCLARPANEILLRDVILKLDRPMNSYACLQQNGKCLEDPNCTVKYVWFRLYNAMMRELGSMTLEDLLIYGDKISETPPGSYRISENPE
- a CDS encoding serine deaminase, translating into MIMKFEDLVKTARDTETALHKVVSDWYMMNTGNDPKVAEETSRGLVREMLSSYQSRLEKPEKSLTGWVGDNDAKARRHMPEFLSPLVFSGVSIALSMSEHNASMGKIVACPTAGACGVVPGALLSLHMNLGIDLDTLGNALLVSGAVGERIKRRASISGAMSGCQAEVGTATAMASVAIIYATHPEEYDALENAPALALKSLMGLVCDPVGGFVEIPCVKRNAFGVSIAFTAAELALAGIKSAIPFEEVADSLGRVGRRLPEELKETARGGIAITQTAKKMVADFLGGVDKKD
- the ftsY gene encoding signal recognition particle-docking protein FtsY, which produces MGVFSKLKDSLKKTREGFFRRVKKLLSLETLDEDSIEEIEELLILSDMGSETVEEVIEALRERTEKGREPVEVLKEVLIEILDIPFEVPQAKPYVVSVVGVNGTGKTTTIGKLSKLYSMSGKQVVLAACDTFRAAAVEQLRIWSERANVDFINQGQGADSAAVAFDAISHAVSKGKDIVIIDTAGRLHTRSNLMEELKKVHRVIGKASPGAPSEVLLVLDATTGQNGLVQAKKFKEAVDVTGIVLTKLDGTAKGGIIFAIVKELGIPVRYIGVGEREDDLKPFDSREFVNALLSSGEESSEEV
- a CDS encoding phosphopyruvate hydratase; its protein translation is MYAQIVDLVAREVLDSRGTPTVEAEVWLDDGGHGRAIVPSGASTGKFEALELRDGDKKRYLGKGTLKAVENINEIIAPEIIGMNGFDQTALDAALLELDGTENKDKLGANAILAVSMAVARAAADSIDTPLYKYLGGVNSKTLPVPFMNIVNGGKHADNNLDIQEFMIVPAGFNHFKDALRAGVEIFHNLKKILKDNGHVTAVGDEGGFAPSFVNNEAALKYIINAIDAAGYKAGEEIMIALDCAANEFYSEERGLYSVDGNELTPDQLIEYYSNLTKRYPIISIEDPFAEEDWENFAKFTREIGDTIQIVGDDLFVTNIKRLERGVEEKASNSILIKLNQIGSVTETLDTIEYAQKHRMTCVISHRSGETEDTFISHLAVAANTGMIKTGSASRTDRIAKYNELLRIEEELGEQAEFKGTASFYNL